Sequence from the Neptunomonas japonica JAMM 1380 genome:
AATGGTGACCGCCCAGCTTCTCAGGGGGAATGGGAGCGCCGTTTCATGAACCAGATTAAACGCCTTCAAGTACGTAAGTTCGATTCACCTCAGACAATCAGAGCTCAAGTGACGGCTGAAGTTATGGACGTAGGTAACTTGGATTGGATGAAGGGGAATATTGACCCGCTCAAATCGCCAAAAAACAAGCGAGCTGATGTATCCAGAGCAATCATGAACGTGGGAGATACAGACTGGTGAGCATCATGATAGATATTTTAAAATCAGTTGAGCGTCTTTGTGATCATTGTGGTACGCCGTTAAAAAGGAAAATTTACAAGGGTGGTAGAGCTGAAGCACTCGCCCCTTTTAAAAAAAGGAAAACGTGTAGTAGAAAATGCACCGGCTTATTGATGAGCATAAGCGAGAAAAAGAATAACTGTGACCAATGCCATAAGCCGCTTATTAGAAGATCTTATGCAGATGGGCGGACAGAACCCTCTGCAAATTTTAGGAAAAGGAAGTTCTGTAATAGTGATTGTTACGCCTTATCAATATCAGGCAAGAACCATTGGAAGCCAAAAAAAGCAGCGCTCAAAACCCCTGTGATTCCGATAGTAATCGCCGCGCCAGATTTGCCGCTTCGTCTAATTCCTAGTGATGCGACACACAAAAATGAATGCGGAATATTCAAAAAAGTAGGTAAACGGTGGTTTCGTCACGATGGGTTTGGGTGGGTTGTTTCTAATAACACCAACTCTAAATACAAGATTAAGCCTATAGGGGAGGTCGCTTAGTGCAATCCCGCATCGGATCAGCCGTTGAGGCTATTCAAAATATCATAGTTGGTTATACGGTGAATATGCTCGCCAATTTCGTTATTTTCCCTTTTTTTGGCTGGGATTTATCGCTACAGCAGAACTTAGCGCTGGGCGTTATCTATACCGCGATTTCGTTTGTGCGCAGCTATGCCATTCGCCGATTTAATAATTGGAACCTAATGCAATGAAAGATCCTGAAAAGGTCGTTGAGTACGTACTGACAACACAGCGCGATATTCCTGCTGTTCTGAATAAGGTCAGGCGCCAGATGGAGCTAGGGCTAAAAGAAGGGCCTTTCGTTGTCCATATAGGCCGTCAAGTTGTTGATGGGTGTCGTTCTGGTGACCATAAAGACCACCAGCAGATTAAGGGAGTTTTAGAGCGCATAGCGGCTGAGGTAAACAATGGCAGCTAAACAGAAGGCATTCAGAAGCCCTAAGTATTTGAAGTGGGTTAAGTCTCTTCCTTGCTGCATGTGTGGGGGTAATGCAGACGATGCACATCATATCGTTGGGATTGGTCACTTGGGTGGTATGGGCACTAAAGCCCCTGATAGCTACACAATGCCTTTGTGCCGCCAGCATCACCAAGAGATCCACCAGC
This genomic interval carries:
- a CDS encoding DUF968 domain-containing protein, which codes for MAAKQKAFRSPKYLKWVKSLPCCMCGGNADDAHHIVGIGHLGGMGTKAPDSYTMPLCRQHHQEIHQQSELWTDQWEWVARTQARAISEGVEV
- a CDS encoding DUF7220 family protein — encoded protein: MQSRIGSAVEAIQNIIVGYTVNMLANFVIFPFFGWDLSLQQNLALGVIYTAISFVRSYAIRRFNNWNLMQ